Part of the uncultured Desulfobacter sp. genome, AGCCTTGAAAAAGGAGAATTCAAAAAACGATTCATAGAGCTGTGTTTCTATACCAGGATCTGATTGCCGCTTCTCGGGGGCCACTTTTTCAACTCCTTTTTTGCCTGCAACGTTTTAATGACCAGCCTGGAAAATGAATTCACCGAGACATATTGTCCTAAAAACCGGTCCAGGATCGCCCCGAACAGATAAAGCCCGGACCCGACAAATTTATCTTCATCCAGTGTGATGGTGATTTCCACGCCCCTGGCAAAGGAATCGTTTATCCGTTTGGTAATGTGCCGGGTCGACACGGATACAATGCCGCTGATCTGTTGCCGGGTGGCGCTTGAATTCTGGAAATCATATAGTTTGAGAATCTCTTTTAATGCATCTTCTCCACCCTCTGCCAGGGAGATGTAATTCAAGGAGAGATGGGAGATCAACCGCCACTGCAGGGCACCGCCCAGGGCTGGTCGGAAGGTGGGCGTGGGCTTGATTAATGAGACAATTTTATTTACAGGCGCTGCAAGCTCCATGGTAAAATCCCCCCGCACATCACCAAACGGCAGGCGGGAGGGCATATCCCTGTTGGTGCAGGTGTGCCGGACGGTCAGGATATCACACCCCGGATCTGCCGGGGTCATGTTTAAATCGCAAAAGGATAAAAATACATCGGTGCCTTTATCTGATTTGCGGCCGGAGGGCCTGCGCTGAACGTGCCAGAATACCTTGGGTTCGTTGTCGAGTTCATCGGACAGATGGTGCCGGATGGAGTAAAAAGGGCGAAACTCTTTGGGCTTGCTGTCGGTGGTTGAGGCGGCTGTCACCTGATCTATGGTGTAAATCTCCGTGGCGTCATACCGGCGAAGGTCCGGGGTAACCCGGTATTCGGTTTTTCTCTGTTCAATGCGGATGGGTTCGGCAATTTTTTTAAACAGGTTCACGGCCGGAGCGGTATTCAGCTGAAAGGTGTCCGGGTCAACAATGACGTGTTTTCTGATTGCCCGGTCAAAACAGATGCGTATGGTCAGCCGGGTGCCTGCCTCAATACCATTTAACCGGTCAAGTCCAACCAGGTCAAAAAAGAGAAATTTTTCAGGAAAGGTGAAGTACTCAAACAGCAGCAGGTACCCGGGAAAAGAGCGTTTGGAAAAGGGAAGCAGTTTTTCATCCCTGGAGAATCCCACCGGGAGGATTGAACGTTTATCCAGGGTCAGGGTTTGCTCGGTGCCGCCCTCCGGAGTAAACGATAATTCAACGGCTGTGACATTATTGAAAAGGCGTTCATAAAGATGAAATACATGCTGGGCCTGGCCGTTCAAGAAAAAACGAAGCCTGTCAAAGGCAATATCGCCAACATCGATGTCATTGACGGTGTCAAGACGGATGTCAAGGGTCTGCACAGTGTTGAGTGCCGAAGGGCCCGCCTCCTGGACATCCACCCCCGCCACTTTGACGGGCCAGAGCGATACGGCCGAGCAAAGGGTAAAGGTGCAGGGGGACCCTTTAACCGGTTTGGAAAACATCGGCACCCCTTTATCAATGGTGTATCCCTTTTCGGTGATGCTTTTTGCGATAGGGTCAAACTGCACAATGGTCATGGAGGGAATCGGATTGTTGTAGTGCGGATAGGTGATGTTGAAAATGGATTCGGTGATTTCGGGAAAATCATCGTCAATTTTTTTATGAATCCGTCCGCTGATAAAGGCAAAGGCTTCAATGAGCCTTTCGATGTGGGGATCTTCGCACTTGTCCGGTTCAAGTTGCAGCCGTCCCGCAATTTTGGGATATTTGCGGGCAAAATGGCTTCCCATTTCCCGGACAAAGGTCAGTTCCTGTTCATAGTACTTTAAAAGTGTGTCATCCATGGTGCAGTAAGTTTTTATCGGTCATTTAATTGGAAATTATGTAACGGTTCCGGCCCACATCAAAAAAGGTATCAAAGGAGACCGGCTCATTGAGCGGATCCACCACGAGCATGCCGGTAATAATGAAATAGAGCTGTCCTTTTTTTTTGCCCCTTCGGTCGAGACGGACCGCCGCTTTTTTCAGCCTGGGTTCATACCTTTGGATTGCAGATTCAATCTCCTTGCATAGTTTTTGACGCACAATACTTGTTTCCGGGTTCTCCACGGAAAAATCCCGGATGCCGTAGCCGATCAAAGAGGCGCTCAGACTCGTAAAGGATTTAGGGATATCAATGGGACTGCACCGGGTATTCAGCAGGTTTTCAATGTCCCGGATCACACTGTTGATGATCGTCTGTTCAGACACAATACGCTGCTGTTCAGACTCCCGGGGCTGTGATGGATCATCATCCAGGAGCCTGTCCAGCAACGCGGCTGTGAGATTAACTGAATCGGCCATAAATCCCTGTCTTCTTTACGGTCTTATCCTTGAGCCGGTGGTGGTAATTCCGCCACAAGGCGCAGGGAGACGGACAATTCATCCAACTGGAAATGGGGCTTGAGAAAGCTGACGGCCCTGTAGGCCCCGGGTTTGCCCGGAATCTCAGAGACGTCAATTCTGGCCTCACGCAGGGGATACTTGGCCTTCATATCCTGGGTGGCATTGTCATCCAGCAGTACATAGTTGCTGATCCACCGGTTCAGAAAGTCTTCGGCATTTTTACGTGTCATAAAACTGCCGATTTTGTCACGCATGATGGATTTGAGATAATGGGCAAACCGTGCCGTGGCCATGATATATTGCAGCTGGGATGATAGCCTGGCGTTGGCATTGGCCGCATCCGTATCAAAAATTTTGGGTTTGTTGGTACTCTGGGTGCTGAAAAATGCCGCATAGTCCGTGCCTTTGCAGTGAACCAGGGGGATGAAGCCCAGATCCGCCAGCTCCTTTTCCCGCCGGTCGGTAATGGCAATTTCCGTGGGGCATTTGAGGGCCACATCCCCTTCATCGGTTTTAAAGGTGTGAACCGGCAGGTCCTGGACGAGGCCGCCGCCTTCAACCCCTCTGATGGCGGCACACCATGAATGTTTGGCAAAGGCTTCGGTGAGCCGGGTGCCTAACGCGTAGGCAGCATTGCCCCACAGATACCGCCGGTGGTCGGTGCCGTCCACTTTTTCTTCAAAGTCAAAGGATTCCACCGGCACCGTATTTTTACCGTAGGGCAGGCGCATGAGAATATGGGGCATGGCCAGGGCCACATATCTTGAGTCCTCAGATTCTCTGAAAGATCGCCATTTGGCATATTCGTCCCCGGAAAAAATTTTGGCCATGTCCCGGGGATTGCCCAGTTCCGTAAAGCTGTCCATGTTAAACAATTCGGGACCGGCGGCAGACAAAAAGGGCGCATGGGCAGCCGCAGCCACGCCTGAAATTTTATTGAGCAGGGCCATATCCTGGGGGTGGTTGGTGAATTCATAATCGCCGATCAAAGCGCCGTAGGACGCTCCGCCGAACATACCGAACTCCTCTTCATACACCTTTTTAAAGAGGGAGGACTGGTCAAACTCCGAGGCCTTTTCCATATCCTTGAGCAGATCTTTTTTGGATACGTTCATGACCCGAAGTTTCATGCGCTCGCCGGTTTCGGTTTTGTCGACCAGGTACCCAAGGCCGCGCCAGGAGCCTTCAAGCTTTTGAAACTCCTCGTGGTGCATCACCTCATTGAGCTGGTCTGAGATCAGTTTGTCAATCTGGCTGATCCTTGCATTGATCATGGCCTCGGTGTCTTTGGATACGGTGATTTCGCCGTCCATGACCTGGGAGACAAATTCACCCACAAGATCCTTGGCCCAGGGTTTCTGACTTTCATCCCGGGCCAGGCGGCCCTGGGCAATTATTTGATCCAGAAGACTCTCTTCCTGGACGGTCTCTTCGGTTTCCGGTGCATCCGGTTGAACCTGCTGTTCTTTATCCGACATGGGATTTCTCCTTATGATAAAATCTTTAGGATTGGCTATTCATCGCTTTTCTTGCCGGTCTCCTGGCTGAGCTTGGTCAGGGCGTCGGTATTGGAGATCACATCCTGGAGCAGTTCATCCAGTTTGTCGTTTCCGTCAAGCTTGTTTAAAAGACCGGTCAGTTTCTCCCTGGCCTCCACGAGCTTGCGAATGGGTTCCACCTGCCGGGCCACCTTTTCCGGATGGAAATCCTCCATGCTTTCGAATTTAAGTTCAACGGCAATGGCCGAATCTTCATCGGTAAGCTTATTGTCCACCCGATAGGCCAGCCGGGGCGCCATTCCCTTGAGCACATTGTTAAAGTTATCCCTGTCGATCTCCACAAATTTGCGCTCTTTGAGTTTGGGCAACGGTTCTTCCGGTTTCCCTGAAAGGTCTGAAAGTACTCCCATTACAAAGGGGATTTCTTTCATCTCAATGGCGTCTCCCTTTTCCACATCATAGGTGATCTGGACTCTGGGGGAGCGCACTCTATCCAAGGTGTGCTGTTGACTTTCCTTGGCCATGTCTGCCTCCTTTGGTTTTCAATCTAACGGGTTTGTTATTTGTTATTTAAGGGTTTGAATATTCCATTGCTTTGGTGACGTCCAGGGTGCACAGCCGGGTCAAAATATCCCTGGCCCTGTAATGATCATCATCGGAACTGCCTTCGGCTGTCAGACACTGATATAGTGTACCCAGGGCTTCGGCGATCCATATGGGCGATTCCCAGCGGTCCAGGGCAAGGTCTTCGATTAATGTGTTGAGCTCTTCCACAATGGGCCTGGCCAGATCCGGCCGGTTGCCCTTTAGGCAGAGCCGGGCCATGAGCAGTTTGAAGTTGGTTTTTTCCCGCACGGACTGGGCACTGCATGAGGCACCGAGCAACTGTTCCAGGGCCGGTTTGATACCGTCCTTGCCAAGCTTTAACAGGGCATCCTGCCACACTGCCTCTTCAATGCCTGCGCCCCCAAGAAACCGGTTGACCCTGAACGCCCCGACCTGGCCCGAAGCGATTCGCTGGGTCTGGGAGGCTGCCGGTGCCGCTGCTGCAACCGGTTCACTGCCGGTTTCGTTTTCAATCATCGGCTCATCTGCCGGGGATGGCTCCGTCTCCTGGGACGCAGCTTTTTGGGGTTCATCCGGCTCATCTCCTTTTTTGGTTTTTAAAAACTGGCCAACCAGCTGGTTGCAGGCTTCCAGGGAGGATTTTATCTCCGCAAGCCTTGGGGCCTCATTGCCGAATTTTTCATCAATAACGGCATCCATCCGGTTGAAGAAATCCATGCATTGGGATGTATGGGATGCCAGAATTTCATAAAATTGTTTTGACGATGCGGCCACGGCACTGTCAAATTCTTCGGCCGTAAGTTTTCCTTCGGCGATCTGTTCGTCCCGGGCCGCTTTTTTATTCTCAATTTCATCCCCATACTGGTCCACCGTGTCCTTTTCATACCCCACATGCCTGGATTCCTGCCAGTGGTTCCAGGTATATCCGGGGGTGGACGCCGGGTCTGTCACGGCAATCTCTTTGACGGGAAACCACAGTTTGTCATTGATGAATTCAAGGGGCCCAATCCGGTAATCAAGATCACCGTCGTCGATTTCAGGGTAAATGGTGTCCCAGAACTGTTCCAGTAACCGGCTTAACATTTCAAGCCCCAGGGCCACGCCTTCAAATCCCCGGGTGGCGGTTAACGCCTCCAGCAGCCAGGCGGCGATTTGAATGTCTTTTGTCCGGGTGGTGAGTGCGTCCTGGGCAATACTGTATACGGTGGCCCAGTCCGATGTTTTCAACTCATGCTGCCAGTCGCCCTGTTCCAGAACCTCATCGGCCCGTCTTGCCTCCTGGATGTCGTCATAAACAGCTGTATACCGAAGGTCTTCCCCCGAGGGATTGTCCCCTTCAATGGGCCTTAACATGGCCTCCATATCCATAGGCGTGCCTCTCCTTGTTACAATTCAAAAAGCCGGTTAAAATCCTGTGCCCGAAGCGGACGGTTAAACATATGTATCATGGGCATATCCGGCATGCCGCCCAGAAACACGGCACCGGGTATCGGGGGATTTTTTTTAAAAAAGCCCCAGCTATCCGGTTTTACCCCGGTATTTTCAAATGCTGCCAACAGTTTGGCAACCGGCAGACTTAACCGGTTAGCTCGTCCATCCTGCTTATAAAATGCCAGAATACAATGGGATAATTTGTCGACGGTTTTGCCCGGGGCCTTCACCCCGTGTCCGTTAATGTTCTGTAATGCGGTTTTAAATGATTTGAAATCGTCGTATCGGCCGGTGGCTGATGCCTCAAAGGTTCTAAAAACAGAATCAAATGCCGTAAAAATATTCTGCCAGGTTTTCTGCCAGTTTTTAATGGCCACACCGGCTGTGATCAATAAGGGGTAGGGCCGTCCCATCCGGTCGCTGCTGTCCCGGACCAGGCCTAAAACAAGATCGTAATTTTTTATCCCCTTTGTCCAGAAACGATAGGAGCAGCTTGTGGCCTTTTGGTGGGCCGGGGGGTGTTGGCCGACCGCCTTTTCAATCCAGGCGGCAAGGGCCCGGGCGATGGCCGATTCCACCTGAATCGAAAAAAAATCGTCAAAGGCCGGGTGCTTGCCGAATGCAGAGATCTTAAACTGATAATTCGTATCCGCTATTTCCAGCATGTCACAATCTCCCCAGGCACCCGTCCCGGTGTTGCACTGACAAGGCCTGCCACCGTGCGGTTGCCTTTCATCTGGTATCTGACCCGTATGGCTTTGACCCCCATCCGTGCCAGGTCCTGGCGATGTTCGGGAAAGTCCGCCGGCGTAAAGGTGTGATGCCCGTTGGGAAATTCCTTTAAAAATTTAGGAAAGGATAGGTTCCCTTCATATCGTTTTACCAAGTCAAGACTGCCGATTTTAATGGTAAACATGGTGTCGCATTCGGATGTCGGGGACCACCGGAAGGTGTTCTGGACCGGAAAATTTAAGTTCTCAAGGGTGGTGGTTTTGTCCGCGCAGATCAGTTCGAGCACCGTGGCATGGGGCTGGAATTGTGATTCATCATTGGCGCTGGTGGGCATACCTGAGATGTTCACGGTGTAGTTGGGTTTCATTGGCTTGCCTGCGCGGATGCCCCGGGTTAAAAATTTGAAAAAATACGGGTTAAAGTTGATGCTTTTTCCATCCAACACAGCGGCCTGGTAGCCTTTTCTCAGCGTCCGTTTAATAAAGGGCTTGCCCGGACCGTTAATGAATTTTGTGACATATCCGTTCTGGCCTAACAGCAGCGCGTTTTTATTCTGGTCTCCGGCGATGCCCTGCATCTCCATAAGGACGCCCTGCTCCCACTTCTTCTGGAGTGTGCAGGCGGCTTCGTTCAGGGTCAATTGGTGGAAAAAATTTAGCGGGCCTTCCAGAAGATCCCAGATCAGTTCAGTCTCCTTGCCCTTGTAGGCCGGCATGGGTTTCAATGTTTTGAACGCTTTTCTGGCCTTAAAAAACGCAATTTCGCTGGTGGCGGGATCTTCGGTATATAATGCGTTTGCCATGTCAAAGGCCGCGCGTCGGCTCACCACCATGGGTGCCAGGGCGGCCAGGTTGTCCTGGTATATCATCAGGTTTTTGGCTGCTCTAAGCATGGTTTCAGGGTCCATACCGTGCAGCGAATCGGCAGGATCGGTTTTGACATTGTCTATGCCTTTTTTAACTGCTGTGGCTGCCTTGCCCAGCACGCCCGATGATGCTTTGGGCGCTTTGCGCAGGGCAACGGCCTGGAGGTCAAGGGTGCTTAAATCTTTTGCGAGACTGACCCAGTCCGGCGTACGGTCTGCCGGGGTGTCTGTCTCGGTCCGCGAAAAATACCCCAGTTCTTTGGGCATCGTATCAAGCAATGACATATACGGCCCTTTTTTTCGGCCCACACGATTGCTCAGCTCCAGCCATTGTTCCCGACGGGGGATGCGTGTTTTAGCCTTATCAAAATCAGTGATAAACCCAAACCAGGCATCAAAATATGCGGTTCTGTACCACCGGTGGAAATCGCGCTTCTTTTGGGCGAGGATCAATGAATTTGCCAGGGCATGTTCAATGTCGGCAATGAAATTGTCAATGGATTTGCGGCCCTGGATGGTAAATCCGGCCGGTACCGATGCCAGATCCGTGTCATCAACGTTCCTGCCCCAGAAATTTGAAACGCTGTAGATGCCCAGAGACGGGTCGCTGTTGGCCCAGGCCACCAGCCAGTTCAGGGGCTTGCCCTCCATGGACAGCACACGGGCCAGCCATTTCTCAAGGGTGTTCATCCGCTGGTTCATGACCAGGGTATCCCCCTGCCATGACAGATAGTTCAGGTACATGCTGTTGATCTTCACCTGGACATCTTCAACAATCTCCTTGCCCACCCCGATATCCACGGTGTTGAATGCCGGCTGGGGCAGGGCTGTCAGCGCGTTTATGTCGCTATCCGCCAATTTGGCTTTAATGCAGTGGATACGCCGGACAAGGTGGGCCACATGGCTGATATAGACCCCTTGGGGTGTCCCGGCGTTAAAATCAATCATGTTTTCAGCCATTTTTTTGTCAAAGGGATCGAGAAACCTGGAGTCAATCAAACGGCAGTATTTTTCTTTTAGCCGGGCTTCAATCTCAATGCTGTTGGTCAGACCCAACCGGGGTATCCACCAGTTCCGGTTGCGCTCTGCCACCCCTTTGATGGCGGTTTCAAATTTTTCCAGGGTATCGATGTCCGAGATCAGTTCGCCGGACAATGCCCTGGACGTCGCAAACTGGGCTGCGGCCCGTTTCATGATGTTCAAATTTTTCACAAATGAGAAACTTAGGATACCGCAAAAAAAGATGATCAAGGTGGTCCAGGCCGCAAAACCAATATTGCGGGTCAGCCGTGACCAAGCCGCCCCGCGCCGGGTCTGGGTAAAAAGCCCCCGATCCGATGGCAGCAGTTTGGAGAAAAAATCATGCAAAAACAGGCCGCGGCTGGTGCCGGGCAGCACCTCCTGTTCGCTGATCAGCCCCATATCTTTTAAAAAGCTTGAAAACGGGGTGCCTTCCTGGCAGCCGGAACTAAAGTAGATGCCCCTGAACAAGGGGGATTCCTGGTATGGATTTTCCTGGAACAGCCCTTTGACATAGGCCCTTAGACCGGATTCAATGCCGTCAAATTCCTTGGGGAACAAAATCAGATCCGGACCGGTGTCGGCCTGACCTGTTTTTTGCATTATTAACAGCCTTAGATTCCGGATCTGTTCGCCCATGCTTTTAAAACACTGGGTGACAAGGCCCTGGGAATCTTGCTCAAACCCATGGTTGACAATGCCCATGGCCTGGCCCAGGGCATCTTCACTGAGGGTGTCGCAAAAGCCGGTCATGCCCTGGATCAAATCGCATTTGGTCACCATGATATAGATGGGAAATTTGGACTCAAGGACGCGCATCAATTCGTCCACCCGTTTGCGGAGATCACGGCCCTGGCGTTCAAGGTCCTGGGTTTGTGCCGTGTTCAGTTCATCAACCGAGACGGTGACAATCAGACCGTTGAGCGGCTCTTTCTTTCTGTATTTGGCCAAAAGTTGCAGGAAACGCTGCCACTCATCCTTGTCGCGCTCCTCATCCACCCGTACCGAATAGCGGCCGGCCGTATCAATGAGGACGGCCTGTTCAAAAAACCACCAGTCGCAGTTCCGTGTGCCGGAGATCCCGGAAACGCTTTTGACTTCAGCAAAGGATGATGACAGGTCCGCGCTTTTAATGGCCGTGGTTTTGCCGGATCCGCTTTTACCGATGATCATGTACCACGGCAGCACATACAACGGATTTCCCTGTTTTTTCAGGTGGGATTTTTTCAGGGCCTCCACAGACTGCTTCCACTTGACCTGCATCTCCCGCATGGCGTCACGGTCTTTTTCCGTTTTAAGATCCAGGTCGGCATTGTCCTGCTCAATGATCCGGCTGACAAATTTTTGTTCCCGTTTTTTGGCAATGATTTTTTGGATGAAAACGATTGCCAGCACAAATCCGACCATGCCGGCCACAAGAAACGGGCTGACCCAGAGCGGCCATTTGGCCCAGATAACGGCCGCGTAAACCGCAACACCCATAAAAAGTAGAACCGCCAGCACCAGAAAAATTTTAAAAAATAAAGAGATCCAGGTTTTCATTTACGGTATCCTGCTGATTAGGGTCGCACCAACGTTATGGAGTACAAATTTGTAGATGACACAAAGCAGGCCGAATACCACCACCGGGGCGGCAAAGGCTGCGACATTGATAAGGGAAAACCCTTTGGATCGCATTTGAGGCGATGTGCTGTGATCCTTGATATAGGCTTCGGGAAACAGCTGCATGCGATCAAGATCCGGCAGATCCATGGAACTGCCGGTTAACAGTTTCAGGTTGGAAAGCCTGAGCTGCTCAATGAGCATCTCATCCCCCTGGTTGTGGTATTGACCGGTAAAGCCGAGACTTAAGCATATGTAGTAGACTTCACGCACCTGGTTCTGGTGGGGGCCGATGGTATTCATTTTCTGGAAGAACCGCTCCCCGGCATCCGAGGTATTAAAGTAGATTCGCTGGAGCTGTTCGCTTTGCCAGTAAGTTTTGCCTTCCCAGCCGGACCGCATGATGATTTCATCTATCCAGGCAAACACCGCAAATTTGGCAAGTTCATAATCTTCCCTTGGCAGATGGGCGTTGTCGCACATGGCCTGGCTTTCGGTGATCAGGCGGTTTATGTGGGCCCGGGCCTGGTCAAAGGCAATGGTGTTTGTCCCGTTTTTTTTGTAGAGAATAATGGTATAGGCCATCATGTCGGTGAAACAGTCTGAAAGGCGCATGGTTAATTTCTCCTTACGATCATCAGTTCGACCTTGAGGTCATCCGGGGCCGTATCCCAGTACAGGGCGATATTGTTGCCGGCCTCCACCGGGGCCCACAGCTTGCTGGTGTGATCGATCTGAAAATATACCGCATTGGACTTTCTGGGCAGTTCCTGGGGAATGGTCTCCAACGGATTGAGCCGGGCCCCGGGCAACGATTGTGCAATGAGAATGGGCAGCGACTCCCTGGCACTGAGCTTGGCAATATGTTTGATGGATTCGGTGATGCTGTCGGCCGAGGCTTCGGATTCGAGCATCAGATAAAACCTGCCCGATCCTTCAAAGAGATTCGGGGCCAGCTCCGCGGTGAAATAGGTGCCGTCAAAGTGAAGCGGTATAATATATTCCGGGCCTGCCGTGATCTCATCCAGCAGGCGGGTGATCAGATGCTGGGCCTGGGTAAAGCATTCCCAAAGTTGTTTGTGGTCGTAGTCCGTGACAAGGGTGGTGCCGTCGGCAAGCTCTCCGTTGGCCGAAATTTCTGCCGAAAAAGAGGAGAGTTCCCCGATAATCTGCCGCAAAATCCCGTACACCGACCAGGGCGCGGCCAGGGTGGTGCCGGTGACATGCTCAAGCAAGGGCAGGTACCGGTTCAATGAACGAAGGGCCATCATGTAGACCATATCCCTGGAACCAAACTCTGCGGTGTGAACCCCTTTGGTCCGCTTCACCGATTCAAGCTGCCGGGCCTTGGCCGACAACTGGTCCCGGATCTCCTTGACAATGCCCGAAAGCGTGTCGCAGCCGGAGAGGCATAAGCAGGGTGGTATGAACCGGGTATCAACCTTCACCTCTTCAAGGCTGCGCTGGAGGCGTGCAATGGGGATCAGGTGAAAATTTCCCTGGTGTTTAATTTCCGTTTCCCAGAAAATTTTTACCAGGAACTGCATCTGTTTGATTTCAGCTGTGGGGCCGTCCCCATGAATATCGTCCATTTCCTGTGGGGTACCGGCAAAAATGAACCGGCTGTTCAGATCCTCGCCTTGATTCGGTTCCGGTGCAATACCGACATTGCTTCCGGCATGGTCCAGTTTTTTTATGCCCAGATAAACGGTAAATGATTTTCCGCCGTCGGCCCATGCCGTTTCAAATGAGCGGGCAAACAGCTGGGCATTGTCCCCGATTATGACGTGGGAATAATCGGGGAATATGAACTCGCCTTTGGGGACGTCAAACACAAAATTGGCAAGGGCCCCCTGATCAATCTTCACATGGCCCACGCCCCAGAAATAGGGGACGTTGTATTTATACCATGGGTCCAGAAGCGACCGGTTATACAGATCATTGAGCTGGAAATGGTGGGGCTGCAGGAAAAGCCCCTGGTGCCAGAAAATCGGTTTAACCATGATGTTTACCTTTCAGCGGTCTCCTTGACCTCAACTTTGTCGATCTGTTGGGGTCCAAGATAGATCGTAAGGTCCAACGGTGCGGGCATTTTTTTGCGTTCCTTGGAGAAAAAACCTTTTTCTTCGATCATGACGGGAATTTGCACAAGGCGGGTGATACGGTCTTTTTCAAGGGTGTAATATCCGGCCACAATTGCCAGGTATTTTGCACTTTCAGCCCGGTTCATGACGATGGTGGTGGTTTCCCCTGGATTGACGATCAGATGCTTGGATGATGCCACACTTGAATCAAATACCTTGCATCCAAGCAGTTTGTATAGCCCGCTTTGATCTGAACAAAGCTGGTTGAATCCGTTGGGGTCCTTGAGCTGGTAAAAACAGGTATAAAGGGTATGGGCCTTTTTATTGTCCTGGTTGAGCATGGGATCCGCCACAACTTGAATTTTTACGGCATCTTTTTCGTAGGCCCACTGGGGCGGGGGGATCTCTTTTTTTGAACAGGCAAAAAGCGTTAGTAACGCACACACAAAAGCCGGTATTATAAAAATATTTTTCAACGTTTTTCTCCTTTTCAAATGGATATTTTCTGACAATTTCTTTCAAACTCCCTTAAAAATGATTCCATGAAACGTCCTGACTCAAACCATTGTTCGATCTTTTCAAATTTATTCACATATTCGTCGTAGTACTTTGACTTTTTCATGGGGCTCAGCCTGGATGCGCCGGAGTCCCGGGCAATGGTTTCGGGACTCAGTTCCCTGATGATCTCTTTGACCTTTGCATGGGCGGCCCGTTTGCTTGCCTGCTGGGATTCGAAAAAGGCTTTGCCGATCTGGCCGATGTAGCTGTCCAGTGTCCGGCCGTGCCCGGCCCCTTCGAGGTGGTAGCCTATGACCTGGCGGATGGTCTGGTCTGAATCCTGTTTGCCCATAAGGGTGGTGTTGATGGTGCCAATCAGCTGGTTCAAGGCTTCAAACACGGTGTTGATGGATTCCGCCAGGCTTTCCAACAGTTCATCGGAGTTCATATCTGCCTGGGATACGTTCCGGCCGAGCAGCAGTTTTATTACCCGAGCCAGGACATGGTCGTCAATTACCATATTTTCCTGGGTGTTGTTCGCGGCACAGGCGGCATGTTCAAAGTCCTGGATCAGCCTGTCAAGAACGTCCCGGCGGCTGTCTTTATCAAGATTTGCCAGTACGGCTTCCAGGTGTGATTCAATGGTATCTTCTTTGGCATCGTCTGCGTAAATGGCTTTAATCTGTTCTTTTAATGATTGGTGTGA contains:
- the tssC gene encoding type VI secretion system contractile sheath large subunit, with the protein product MSDKEQQVQPDAPETEETVQEESLLDQIIAQGRLARDESQKPWAKDLVGEFVSQVMDGEITVSKDTEAMINARISQIDKLISDQLNEVMHHEEFQKLEGSWRGLGYLVDKTETGERMKLRVMNVSKKDLLKDMEKASEFDQSSLFKKVYEEEFGMFGGASYGALIGDYEFTNHPQDMALLNKISGVAAAAHAPFLSAAGPELFNMDSFTELGNPRDMAKIFSGDEYAKWRSFRESEDSRYVALAMPHILMRLPYGKNTVPVESFDFEEKVDGTDHRRYLWGNAAYALGTRLTEAFAKHSWCAAIRGVEGGGLVQDLPVHTFKTDEGDVALKCPTEIAITDRREKELADLGFIPLVHCKGTDYAAFFSTQSTNKPKIFDTDAANANARLSSQLQYIMATARFAHYLKSIMRDKIGSFMTRKNAEDFLNRWISNYVLLDDNATQDMKAKYPLREARIDVSEIPGKPGAYRAVSFLKPHFQLDELSVSLRLVAELPPPAQG
- the tssE gene encoding type VI secretion system baseplate subunit TssE, with the protein product MADSVNLTAALLDRLLDDDPSQPRESEQQRIVSEQTIINSVIRDIENLLNTRCSPIDIPKSFTSLSASLIGYGIRDFSVENPETSIVRQKLCKEIESAIQRYEPRLKKAAVRLDRRGKKKGQLYFIITGMLVVDPLNEPVSFDTFFDVGRNRYIISN
- the tssB gene encoding type VI secretion system contractile sheath small subunit: MAKESQQHTLDRVRSPRVQITYDVEKGDAIEMKEIPFVMGVLSDLSGKPEEPLPKLKERKFVEIDRDNFNNVLKGMAPRLAYRVDNKLTDEDSAIAVELKFESMEDFHPEKVARQVEPIRKLVEAREKLTGLLNKLDGNDKLDELLQDVISNTDALTKLSQETGKKSDE
- the tssA gene encoding type VI secretion system protein TssA is translated as MDMEAMLRPIEGDNPSGEDLRYTAVYDDIQEARRADEVLEQGDWQHELKTSDWATVYSIAQDALTTRTKDIQIAAWLLEALTATRGFEGVALGLEMLSRLLEQFWDTIYPEIDDGDLDYRIGPLEFINDKLWFPVKEIAVTDPASTPGYTWNHWQESRHVGYEKDTVDQYGDEIENKKAARDEQIAEGKLTAEEFDSAVAASSKQFYEILASHTSQCMDFFNRMDAVIDEKFGNEAPRLAEIKSSLEACNQLVGQFLKTKKGDEPDEPQKAASQETEPSPADEPMIENETGSEPVAAAAPAASQTQRIASGQVGAFRVNRFLGGAGIEEAVWQDALLKLGKDGIKPALEQLLGASCSAQSVREKTNFKLLMARLCLKGNRPDLARPIVEELNTLIEDLALDRWESPIWIAEALGTLYQCLTAEGSSDDDHYRARDILTRLCTLDVTKAMEYSNP
- the tagF gene encoding type VI secretion system-associated protein TagF, with the protein product MLEIADTNYQFKISAFGKHPAFDDFFSIQVESAIARALAAWIEKAVGQHPPAHQKATSCSYRFWTKGIKNYDLVLGLVRDSSDRMGRPYPLLITAGVAIKNWQKTWQNIFTAFDSVFRTFEASATGRYDDFKSFKTALQNINGHGVKAPGKTVDKLSHCILAFYKQDGRANRLSLPVAKLLAAFENTGVKPDSWGFFKKNPPIPGAVFLGGMPDMPMIHMFNRPLRAQDFNRLFEL
- the tssF gene encoding type VI secretion system baseplate subunit TssF, which gives rise to MDDTLLKYYEQELTFVREMGSHFARKYPKIAGRLQLEPDKCEDPHIERLIEAFAFISGRIHKKIDDDFPEITESIFNITYPHYNNPIPSMTIVQFDPIAKSITEKGYTIDKGVPMFSKPVKGSPCTFTLCSAVSLWPVKVAGVDVQEAGPSALNTVQTLDIRLDTVNDIDVGDIAFDRLRFFLNGQAQHVFHLYERLFNNVTAVELSFTPEGGTEQTLTLDKRSILPVGFSRDEKLLPFSKRSFPGYLLLFEYFTFPEKFLFFDLVGLDRLNGIEAGTRLTIRICFDRAIRKHVIVDPDTFQLNTAPAVNLFKKIAEPIRIEQRKTEYRVTPDLRRYDATEIYTIDQVTAASTTDSKPKEFRPFYSIRHHLSDELDNEPKVFWHVQRRPSGRKSDKGTDVFLSFCDLNMTPADPGCDILTVRHTCTNRDMPSRLPFGDVRGDFTMELAAPVNKIVSLIKPTPTFRPALGGALQWRLISHLSLNYISLAEGGEDALKEILKLYDFQNSSATRQQISGIVSVSTRHITKRINDSFARGVEITITLDEDKFVGSGLYLFGAILDRFLGQYVSVNSFSRLVIKTLQAKKELKKWPPRSGNQILV